In one Leptospira yasudae genomic region, the following are encoded:
- a CDS encoding DUF4442 domain-containing protein codes for MNFWKRLRFYFFNFYPPYFGAGIRYKRMSKDFTHFRLSMKLRWWNKNLVGTHFGGSLYSMCDPFYMLILMENLGENYIVWDKAATIRFISPGMGKVYADFEIPHEEIEKIRREADEKRKLDAFFQTKIYDAKTGKIVAELDKVVYIRRKERIKKEKDSK; via the coding sequence ATGAATTTTTGGAAAAGACTTCGATTTTATTTTTTCAATTTCTACCCGCCCTACTTCGGAGCAGGGATTCGATACAAACGAATGAGCAAGGATTTTACCCATTTCCGTCTTTCAATGAAACTCCGTTGGTGGAACAAAAACCTCGTAGGAACGCATTTCGGCGGTTCCTTGTATTCCATGTGCGATCCGTTTTACATGCTGATTCTCATGGAAAACTTGGGAGAGAATTATATCGTCTGGGACAAAGCCGCAACGATTCGTTTTATCAGCCCGGGTATGGGAAAGGTTTACGCGGACTTTGAAATCCCGCACGAAGAGATCGAAAAAATCCGAAGAGAAGCGGACGAAAAGAGAAAGTTAGACGCATTCTTTCAAACGAAAATTTACGACGCGAAAACCGGCAAAATCGTCGCAGAGCTGGACAAGGTCGTTTACATTCGAAGAAAAGAAAGAATCAAAAAGGAAAAAGATTCAAAATAA
- a CDS encoding TetR/AcrR family transcriptional regulator — MLSSEDWIVAGLDLLYHKGEEFLTIESLCKKLKLTKGSFYHHFKNREDFSQRMLIYWEKTFTDDIIVLAGSESSPQSRLKTLRSLTFGLSKNAERAIRAWAFRNSKVKKVQERVDRKRISFLKEVYFELFKNNRQAEQKARLAYAIFVGAEMILPSLEEKEIKKLYYLF; from the coding sequence ATGTTATCCTCCGAAGACTGGATCGTGGCCGGATTGGATCTTTTGTATCACAAAGGCGAAGAATTTCTAACCATTGAATCCCTTTGTAAAAAACTGAAACTGACGAAAGGTTCCTTCTATCATCATTTTAAGAATCGCGAGGATTTCTCGCAAAGAATGTTGATCTATTGGGAAAAGACCTTTACGGACGATATTATCGTTCTTGCAGGTTCGGAGTCTTCTCCGCAAAGCCGATTGAAAACGCTTCGATCTTTGACCTTCGGTCTTTCTAAAAACGCGGAACGTGCGATTCGCGCTTGGGCCTTTCGAAATTCTAAGGTGAAAAAAGTTCAGGAGAGAGTGGATCGGAAGCGGATTTCTTTTTTAAAGGAAGTTTATTTCGAACTTTTCAAAAATAACAGGCAAGCGGAGCAAAAAGCAAGGCTTGCCTATGCGATCTTCGTCGGAGCGGAAATGATTCTTCCGAGTTTGGAGGAAAAGGAAATCAAAAAGTTATATTACTTATTTTGA